The window aaacaatgaaaaatgacaaGTGGTATCTTTTCTTCTTCATGAATCATTTATCAAAAGGATTAAGTTAAGTTCACGTTCGTGTTTacattagaaaaataaatattttattacatttttaatccaCAATGAATTCAGGTCATGCAGACGTTGCATTGTAATGCTCTGGCCTAAGATAAAATAaaggtacttttttttttttacaacgtTGCATTATAAGCGGCATGGGAGCAATATATACACAAAGAATGCATGGTCATTTTTAAAGCGTACACAAaagaatgtttttttctaaCACAAAAACGTATGTCCATTACGCAAGACTGAACCTTTTCCATGCGTTTCCACTGTAATGTCTCTGTAGGTTACAATACTGGCTGTGCGAGAATAGTCCGTGAGAAACCGATCCAGTGTTTTGGAGGAGAAGAGAGCGCCACGCGTGTGTCTTGTTGTGACTCTGTGGGAACAACAAGCTCCACTTAATCTTTTGCCTCCTGCAAGtaagcacaaaacaaaacccaccgCGTTAACATTTAGGAGGTGAGGGAAAGCAGTCAAGCATGTGCTGGCCTTACTTAACCGCCACAAGTATCCGGATACATACAGAGTCAAAGAGCAGGATCTCGGGGGCTTATGGCTAAATCAGTAAAGGCCAACTGCAACAGTGCAAAGACACTCAAGCTAAAGCGTTAATTTTGTGCACTGAGGAGCCTGAGCAGGAGTGCTGACTGCATGAATGTTTATCATCCACACAGCGGCGCACAGAGCTCACTTGTTCTTACAGACCAGAGTTGCACAGAGGCACATGtcccaaagaaaaataaagatagTGACGATTTCGCTCGTCTTTCATATTGATAACTttgaatttcacattttttgagATTTTATACTGCAAGAAGAAAATCTCATCAAATTAAAACGTGACACGCAGAGGGCTGGAGCCCCTGTTAACACACAAATGTACCATCCAAGAGGTCATTAGATCTTGACATGGGGGCTAAGGTGAAGCAGTAAGGTTTACAAAAAGCAGGATAAAAGTGATTAAGAGTGGGCACGAAAAACTGTTCACCACAAATCAACACCTGAGCGCCAAGTGCTCTCGTGACTGCAGCCATCGCTCCACAGAGCAGCCAAATACAGACACGCACGTGGCCAGCATAAATCCCAGCTCTGGTTTACACGACGATTATTTTTTGGTGGTTCTGTTTATTGCTGGTGCCAAATTCTTTTCTCtggttttataaaaaaaaaagaaaaagaaaaaagttttcatTAACAAAAAGGATAATGTGCGCTTTGTTGTTCCAATGCCTTTGTGCGTAAACAAAGTAAGGCCACCTCACTATTGTCACCtacagagggtttaaaaaattCTGCAGTCATACCGAAGTCAGGAAAATCTCCccagttttatttttgcttgtttaaTGGAATTTCCTCTTCCAGAGAAAAAGAGTCTGTTATCATAAACTGTTCACTGATGGTGTGAAAGCCACAGCAATGAGcttaatgtttttgttattgttttttaaataccaaTAACCCGTGTGTCACATACGCGGGAGGAATTACTGTTTTCTTCATTAATTTTAGTGAAATCAAACCAAGCTTCATTCTGAGGTGGGTTACAGACAAAAGGCTCGAAACGCCCACAGAAACCTGAACAGGGTGTCCACTGAAACAAAACTCACCAGATTTTTTAAGGTCTTCTTTATACATCCGTCAGTTTCCCTGTGTATGTCTCCACTGGAGTCACGTGTAGATGTGTCAGAGCTTCTAAGTCGTCGCTTTCTTGGTAGCACTCGGTTTTGGAGAACGACTGGTTACTTTTGATCGAATCACTTTCACCGAACGAGGCCTGCGGCTGATGTCCACAGGTCACGTGCACGTATTGGACGTTTTCTTCCTGTTCGTTCTCTCTGTGGTAAAAATAATTGAAATTGGACACGATCACAGGAACAGGTAGCGCTATAGTCAGCACTCCGGCGATGGCGCACAAGGATCCGACGAATTTACCTCCGATAGTGGAGGGATACATATCTCCATAACCGACTGTGGTCATTGTCACCACGGCCCACCAAAACGCATCAGGTATACTTGTAAATCCAGACTCGGAGTCATCTACTTCAGCAAAATAAACCGAACTTGAGAATAAAATAACTCCAATAAGCAGGAAAAATATAAGCAGCCCCAGCTCCCTGAGGCTCGCGTGAAGCGTTTGCCCGAGAATCTGCAGGCCCTTTGAGTGTCTGGAGAGTTTAAAAATCCTGAAAACACGGACCAGACGGATGACCCTCAGTATGGCTAGCGAGGCCGCCTGCTGACTGCTGCCCTGATGCTCTGCGAGATCAAGGCCCAGGGTGATGAAATACGGAGCTATGGCTATAACATCGATTAGGTTCATCATGTTTTTGAAGAAAGCCGCTTTACTGGGACACGACAGAAACCTCATGGTGAATTCAAAAGAGAACCACACAATGCAAAGTGTCTCCACCATGAAAAATGGGTCTGTGAACGGACTAGGCGCTTTGCCTTGCGCACTTGCATTGACCTGGTTGTCATGCACTGCGGGGACCTCTCTGAACTCGGGCAAAGTCTCTAAGCAGAATATAACAATGGATATCAAAATAACCATAACAGACACGATGGCAATCATCCGTGCGGGTCCGGAACTCTCTGGATACTCAAACAGAAGCCACAACTGGCGCTGAAACTCGTTGGAAGGCATCGGTCGGTCCTCCTCCCGAGCCAAGCCCTCGTCCTCTTTGAATAGCTCTATGGTCTCTTCCTCGAGTTCATAAAACTTTATTTCTTCCAGGAAAATATCCACAGGTACACTGACGGGCCTCCGAAGCCTTCCTCCGGACTGGTAATAATAGAGGATAGCATCGAAGCTCGGTCTGTTCCTGTCAAAAAAGTATTCATTTCTCAGCGGATCAAAGAAGCGCATCCTTTTACGCGGATCTCCCAAAACCGTGGTCGGAAAGCGAGAGAGTGTTTTTAATTGCGTCTCAAAACGCAGACCTGAGATGTTTATGACCACCCTCTCGCTGCACTCCTGGTCTGCTGATTCCAAGTCCGCAGCATCTTGTAACAAAGGAGTAACGGCCACAGTCTCTTCGTGGTTCTCCACCACAGTCATCTTTTTTACCCCTCCGAGGGTAAACCCGTCACTCACCTCCTTGGAGGCTTCCTCTTGCCCTTTTGCTTGTACTCCctcctgtctctctttctcatgCAGCCGCCCGAGATTCAGGCCAAGtccctccttttctttctttcttttttttttttaatctaaaattattttacttggtgatatgcaaaatgatttggcTGTTGTTGATTTACGCCGCCCTTTTGTCAGGTTAGTGCCTCTGAACTGTCAACTTCCAGTGGTGCACACAGATCTCCACTTGCATAAGCTATACCAAGAGAAGGCTATCATATTCACACCATTTAAATCTCCAAAGCCCTCCCCAAGTTGGAACACCAGATgacacttgctgctgctgtcccTCTCATACCAATCACTGCACTGTGGCAGTGCAGTGATTTTCCAAGTAAACATGTAGCCTTAGAACATGTACTTTCAATttgaattttaatgttttacGTGATGTCCCCCACTTTATAGTGCCCTGTCTCATTTTGTTCAGAGTAGGGGCTAataccttttctttttgttttcagattcaGAGTCTATCCAGAAACGCAGTCTCTCACTCTGCAGGTCCTTCATTCATGAAATCATTGGGTTATTCTTGTTCCAAGGGGAACCTCCACAACCCAGGCTGTTTCTACTTTGGGCCACAGCCTGTTATTTTAGATACCAGATGTACAGATGAATGTAACAAACAGATATAGCTTAGTTGAGCACCGTGAGGGTTTTTCTTCTGCAGCTACTCATTAGAAGTGTCTTGAAATGAATTAGATGAAATAATCTGAATGCTTTGAAGTTCTGGGCCTCGTTTAACCAGGGGCCCTCCTGGACCTAGCCAGTGGAAACTGCTGGCTTGACTGATACTTGAGCAGCCAGAAAAGATGGAGCCTTCAGGAAGCTGCAGCCAAAATAACATTCATGGCTTCTTGTATTTAAAGGGCTCAATTATACAAGTTGGAGCAAGGGGAGCCCCAGAAGACAACTGACCTATAGCCTCATGGTTACTGATATTCAGAGGTGTCGAGCAACTCAGTTGCAATTCTTCAGACCTCGTTAGGCCCTTGTCAGACAGCAAATACAATCAAACAGgataaaatttattatttttctctctctaacaGTTTGATTCTGCCGCTACAACTAGTGAAGATTAGATAATAATGAAACATACAGACAATGTGTCGCCTACACAGTGAACTTATATGTGCACTGCAGCAGCAGAGTGATCTAATTATAGCTCGATTTTTCCACTTTCATAAAGCTGTGTCAGTTATGTCATatactgcagacacacaagcaCAACAATAGCACCGGGGTGCTAATCAGGGTTGCTAAATTCAAACGGGATGCTTTGCCTTATTATGCATACGCAGACAGTATTTTACAGATAATTATATTCCATTATAAGTATATTTCACACCAAAGGgcgtgcttcttttttttactgcaatgTTAACAAACCAAAGTTGTCAATAGAGCACAATTGTTCACCTGCTGAACAAAAGGTTGGATCTCAGACTCGCATGTCAGTTTTAGGACATTGTTCCACCTGCTAATGTGTTAGCATATAGCATTCTCCAAATGACTGTCTGGGTCAAGCCAAGGTGTCAGGCCTTGGCTGTATCCAGGGAAACAAACAATAACAAACAAGCTAAGGAAGTGACACATGGCGCTCACGTATCTGTcagagcaaaaagaaaaggTTCAAAGAATCCACAGTTGATTGTTCAGCGAGGATGGGCAGCGACGTCCTTCGGGGTATTCATCTGATCCCATTTGATTAGTTGCTAAGAGTATGAAATTGTACTGTGCACGTGTAAAttgtacacgcacacacacacacaaagtatcCATTTAAACCTGTGGATGGATATGCATGTGCATGCAATGAGACACATGCCATTCAGCCAGCAGGGTGCATGAACGCTGACAGTAAGGAACCTCCCATCATTATTAATGGCCTGACCTATGAATGTCAGAGAATCCCTTGGCAACAAGACCCTGTGAGTTCACCGAGCACCTCATACattaaaaactttctttttggttttgttgaGAGCATTTTTTATCATCATATTTTAATAACTCTGAGAGCAAATATGAACTATATTGATTTTCAAAATAGCACAATGCAAATCATGTAGGAGCTGAGTGAATAACAGATAGCCACGTCTTAAAATGAACATCATTCTTCTAATAATCATATATTACTGTAACATTTCAGCACTGCTCACATATTAAGAGGAGCACTAACTATATTTCTTGAAAAGGCGTCGATATATATATTAGCCTCGTGATTAATTGCACCTGATCCTCTGAAGCTTGCCTTTGTCTAAATATACACAGGTTGAGTTTCCCGGCTAACCCATTACAGACGTGAGGTAATCACAGTAGCAACTTGTGTGAGTGACCCCCCTTGGCTTTCAGCTCCTCCCCAAGCCCAGGCCAAGAATTTGCCAAGTGTACGTGTGTATTTCTGTAAGCGTGTATCTGGCGCTGGTGCGGCTGGTGAATGAACGCATGTGTGTATCATGTTTGCGTGTGTGAGGGTGTGTTAATAAATAAGTTGAAAGAGGAGTTTTTCTAAGGTCAGCAATGCGAGTCAGCAGGTCCTTCGGATCGGATCGTTCCGGTGCCAGTGACTCTGCTCAAAATGAAATAGGTGGCATTTGAGCCAGTCTGACGTATGCCCTTTAACGCTGGTGATGACAGCTTCTCAGGCTGGAATGAGTCTATAGCGGTGGAGCTATATCTGGGAAGCTTTATGGTAACTCTGAAGACTTATACAACAATCCCAAGTACAGATAGAGCATGAGGGAGCTGTCAAGAGAGCCCATTTAGGTTCAATTTGAGCCAAATTTACCTAAAGTCAATCATTTTTACAGGTCTGATGAACATCAGATGAATTTTTGACAGCATAATCCATCTTTACTCAAACTTCTTTAGTCATCCGTCCTAGGCGTTTGACCTTCACCACATAGAAATGTGTGAGTTATTAGTGTGACAGTGGAAGGTggctttctttttcctccatgcaaaGTGGAAAGTTTCTGTGAGATATGCAACTTTAAGGCATGTCAGTGAGAGCTGGATTTATGACATCACATGTACCCGTGACAGTGGGTGACTGGCACAGGCGTGTTGTGGATATATGGGGACATATTCCTCTTCAGCGGGGAGGAGTAGGTGCGATTTTAAGATTACGAAAGTAAGAAAATTACAAAAGTAATATAAATGCACTGTATAACAACTGCTACAGCAGTGGGTCAATGATGTTTATTAAATAGATAGTACGGCTGTAACTGTAATTCATTGTGGATTACAGTTATTTCTTGTAAATAAACAACGGGTACATTCacacagtgtgtgaatgggtggatgactgaatgtagtgtagagcgctttggggtccatagggactaagtaaagcactatacaaatacaggccatttaccatttaccatttacaaaaacacaaaaaggtttATGACTTTGTTGATCAAAATGTTGTTTAAATCAACTAATTTTAGTTCaactaaacattttaaattattcaaaattttaaaaagtcttaCACATCCTCCTATATTGCAGTTTTAACTTATAGCAGGGGGGTCTAACATGAGGCTTGGGGCTCAGAATCAGCCCGGCAAAGGCACCAATCTGGCCCACTGAATTAATAAAATGTGAACTATATTCACATTCTATAATAAGTTGTATGGCTTTTCCGAATGATTAAAAACCTCCCACCGTGGTCtttcatactacaccaaagtaattgacTAAGAGATAAACAGTTCAAGT is drawn from Pelmatolapia mariae isolate MD_Pm_ZW linkage group LG7, Pm_UMD_F_2, whole genome shotgun sequence and contains these coding sequences:
- the LOC134632342 gene encoding shaker-related potassium channel tsha2-like, whose translation is MTVVENHEETVAVTPLLQDAADLESADQECSERVVINISGLRFETQLKTLSRFPTTVLGDPRKRMRFFDPLRNEYFFDRNRPSFDAILYYYQSGGRLRRPVSVPVDIFLEEIKFYELEEETIELFKEDEGLAREEDRPMPSNEFQRQLWLLFEYPESSGPARMIAIVSVMVILISIVIFCLETLPEFREVPAVHDNQVNASAQGKAPSPFTDPFFMVETLCIVWFSFEFTMRFLSCPSKAAFFKNMMNLIDVIAIAPYFITLGLDLAEHQGSSQQAASLAILRVIRLVRVFRIFKLSRHSKGLQILGQTLHASLRELGLLIFFLLIGVILFSSSVYFAEVDDSESGFTSIPDAFWWAVVTMTTVGYGDMYPSTIGGKFVGSLCAIAGVLTIALPVPVIVSNFNYFYHRENEQEENVQYVHVTCGHQPQASFGESDSIKSNQSFSKTECYQESDDLEALTHLHVTPVETYTGKLTDV